A single window of Methylomarinum sp. Ch1-1 DNA harbors:
- the mltF gene encoding membrane-bound lytic murein transglycosylase MltF, with product MMKPAYLFVAVIAGLLVGCGEKDPVLSDIRSQGKLIILTRNAPTTYYLDVDDNPAGFEYDLSLALARSLHVEAEYRIYDNIEDIIEAIANGEGHIAAAGLTRTDSREQNHVFGPSYKTVQQQVVCHRHAASPAAIDELQHYSLLVIAESSYQESLRRLRQRYPDLNWETTNELSTEQVLAKVVDQEVDCTVADSNIVALNQRYFPDLKVALSISKPQQLAWLLSPQASHFKHYISEWFGRMANASTLASIDERYYGYVDSFDYYDNSVFLRRLDTRLPNYRSAFQQVAEQYRLPWTLLAAQAYQESGWNPAAKSPTGVRGLMMLTRNTARAMGIKKRTDPLQSIKGGAKYLNRMLNRIPAAVAAEDRLWFALAAYNIGHAHLMDARKLAKKLGKNPNQWHDLKTVLPLLTQKRYYKTLKHGYARGFEPVRYIDRIRYYRDVLVNALT from the coding sequence ATGATGAAACCCGCCTATCTATTCGTTGCAGTCATTGCCGGTCTATTGGTCGGCTGTGGCGAAAAAGACCCAGTGCTCAGCGATATACGCAGCCAGGGCAAATTGATCATCCTAACTCGTAATGCGCCGACGACTTATTATCTTGACGTGGACGACAACCCCGCCGGTTTTGAATATGACCTAAGCCTCGCGTTGGCGCGCTCACTGCATGTCGAAGCGGAATACAGAATCTATGACAATATCGAAGACATCATCGAAGCCATCGCTAACGGCGAGGGCCATATTGCCGCAGCCGGCCTGACTCGAACCGACAGCCGCGAGCAAAATCATGTATTCGGTCCCAGTTATAAAACGGTACAACAGCAGGTGGTCTGCCATCGTCATGCCGCCAGCCCCGCCGCTATCGATGAACTGCAACACTATTCGCTGCTGGTGATCGCCGAAAGCAGCTATCAGGAATCATTGCGGCGACTGCGCCAGCGTTATCCCGACTTGAACTGGGAGACGACCAACGAATTATCCACCGAACAGGTACTGGCAAAAGTAGTCGACCAGGAAGTCGACTGCACCGTGGCCGACTCCAACATCGTTGCCCTGAATCAACGTTATTTTCCCGATCTGAAAGTCGCCCTCTCTATTTCCAAGCCGCAGCAACTAGCCTGGCTGCTCTCGCCGCAAGCATCTCATTTCAAACACTATATTTCCGAGTGGTTTGGGCGTATGGCGAACGCCTCAACCTTGGCCAGCATCGATGAGCGCTATTATGGCTATGTCGATAGCTTCGATTACTATGACAACAGCGTGTTTCTGCGCCGCCTAGACACTCGATTGCCAAACTATCGCTCAGCCTTCCAGCAGGTCGCCGAACAATACCGGTTGCCATGGACGTTGTTGGCCGCCCAAGCCTATCAGGAATCCGGCTGGAACCCTGCCGCCAAAAGCCCAACCGGCGTCAGAGGACTGATGATGCTGACCCGAAACACGGCTCGGGCCATGGGGATCAAAAAACGCACCGATCCCCTCCAAAGCATCAAAGGCGGAGCAAAATACCTGAACCGCATGCTGAACAGGATACCCGCTGCGGTCGCCGCCGAAGATCGTCTGTGGTTTGCACTCGCCGCCTACAACATCGGCCATGCACATCTAATGGACGCCAGGAAACTGGCCAAAAAACTGGGTAAAAACCCCAACCAGTGGCATGACCTCAAAACGGTGCTGCCGTTATTGACGCAAAAGCGCTATTACAAAACCTTGAAACACGGCTACGCCAGAGGCTTTGAACCGGTCAGGTATATCGACCGGATCCGCTATTATCGAGACGTGCTGGTCAACGCGCTGACATAA
- a CDS encoding DUF2937 family protein — MLLSQSLKSLLDKLFFAGILLLGMQLPNFVMQYQQNLAARYDESQKQIRPYQQLANRFYAGDIGQLLTAHRHNGVAAIRAEAGILAASIERNDYLHRQLNALQNKPLHRQILRLATDLDFEIAEQVMANYAATIPLNAEALSAGLTLALAFNIAVHLLISALRRIVRIMLTA, encoded by the coding sequence ATGCTGCTAAGCCAAAGCCTGAAAAGCTTGCTGGATAAACTGTTTTTCGCCGGCATCCTGCTGTTAGGGATGCAATTACCGAATTTTGTCATGCAATATCAACAGAACCTCGCCGCCCGCTACGATGAAAGCCAAAAACAAATACGTCCCTATCAGCAACTTGCCAACCGCTTTTATGCCGGCGATATCGGCCAATTGCTGACTGCACACCGACATAATGGGGTCGCCGCGATCAGGGCCGAAGCCGGCATCCTTGCCGCATCAATCGAGCGCAATGATTATTTGCACCGGCAATTGAACGCGCTGCAAAACAAACCGCTGCATCGCCAGATATTGCGCCTGGCGACCGATCTCGACTTCGAGATCGCCGAGCAAGTGATGGCCAATTATGCGGCGACTATACCGCTTAATGCGGAGGCCTTGAGCGCCGGTCTGACCCTGGCCTTGGCATTCAATATCGCCGTCCACCTACTGATCTCCGCATTAAGACGCATCGTTCGCATCATGTTGACCGCATGA
- a CDS encoding methyltransferase family protein — translation MMLFFKNLIFTLVVPGSVAGLFPWLIVREQPIVLNEGVGLALIFFITGGILYSYCVWGFAYVGGGTPAPIDAPKKLVVHGAYRYTRNPMYLGVLAILVGWAVLFQTISLLTYAVCVGIVIHLLVIGYEEPQLRKAFGAEYKLYCSQVRRWLPFFSR, via the coding sequence ATGATGCTTTTTTTTAAAAACCTCATCTTTACGCTGGTTGTTCCGGGTTCGGTGGCGGGCTTATTTCCGTGGTTGATCGTACGAGAACAGCCGATTGTTTTAAACGAAGGCGTTGGGTTGGCGTTGATTTTTTTCATAACCGGCGGGATTCTCTATAGTTACTGCGTTTGGGGATTCGCCTATGTCGGAGGCGGGACGCCGGCGCCGATAGACGCGCCAAAGAAGCTCGTTGTCCATGGGGCCTATCGTTACACGAGAAACCCCATGTATCTGGGAGTGCTAGCGATTCTTGTCGGCTGGGCAGTGCTTTTTCAGACTATTAGCCTGTTAACGTACGCGGTTTGCGTCGGCATCGTGATACATTTGTTGGTCATAGGTTATGAAGAGCCGCAGTTGCGGAAAGCTTTCGGCGCCGAATACAAGCTATATTGCTCTCAGGTCCGACGCTGGCTTCCGTTTTTTAGTCGTTGA
- a CDS encoding transglycosylase SLT domain-containing protein, which yields MRPKNIKSSIHGMALMLLLSSQALQAETVKVPLQLDFPLLRQLVVNQLFPGEDVSTELLNDPNGCSSIVLSEPKLSEANQHLQILSRLDVSLAVKMLDRCVKLLDWQGYAQIISDPAIAPDNPRLLYLRVLDSHLISLDNERLSSGPIWDQARKQIHPWFKRFRLDLTSSIEELQDVLPLFLPRHTHAQLDSLLASLQIADLQVAANGIRGDLMFQLAPISLPQQPERPLTEQEQEQWQQKWQSMDALLTYAIKHYAAATELEELRLALFDILLDARYQLQEALQQNQTDDPLRHWFIDSWTRLIPVLQQISAKNPKHATLGLMTLVTASDALRTLDKLGPRFGLTISVDGLRRLARMLNHDREGAPLNYDQAEDPELLRLFRFPKAADVRGETAFDLWPIGSAQAAATRPLNRWVPADDELAAYLLTVRDLLRDKALSASANNGSLTSAQQAVFRKLLMATAWQESCWRQYVVKQKKIVPLRSNTGDTGIMQINERVWRGFVDQHKLRWDIDYNIDAGSRILLNYMTRYAIKNGEHKRRGGLDNLARATYSAYNGGPGQYSRYRNGKSAHKAIDQAFHDKYLTVKKGRELAVAECLGAGQLDLQASPKSAPAVADKTQRPAATKKRILDDAWIKNQSQTHFTLQLGVFSSSQAANAFIRRQKVIGDYAVYRRQHDNRPHYTVVYGRFRDRQLAMRDSRRFTPLKPWIRSFKEIRAHMN from the coding sequence ATGCGTCCGAAAAACATCAAATCCTCAATCCATGGCATGGCGTTGATGCTGCTACTGTCCAGCCAAGCGCTCCAGGCGGAAACGGTCAAAGTTCCCTTGCAACTCGACTTCCCGCTGCTGCGTCAGCTGGTCGTGAACCAGCTTTTCCCTGGAGAAGACGTTTCAACGGAGCTGTTAAACGACCCCAACGGCTGCAGCAGCATCGTCCTGTCCGAGCCGAAACTGAGCGAAGCTAACCAACACTTGCAAATCCTTTCCCGACTCGACGTCAGCCTGGCCGTCAAAATGCTGGACCGCTGTGTGAAACTATTAGACTGGCAGGGTTATGCGCAAATTATCAGCGATCCGGCCATCGCCCCGGATAATCCGCGCCTGCTTTATCTACGGGTGCTGGACAGTCATTTAATCAGCCTCGATAACGAACGCCTAAGCTCCGGCCCGATATGGGACCAAGCCAGAAAACAAATACATCCGTGGTTCAAGCGTTTCCGCCTCGACCTGACTTCCTCCATTGAGGAACTGCAAGACGTTCTACCCTTGTTTCTACCCAGGCATACGCATGCGCAGTTGGACAGTCTGCTGGCGTCATTGCAGATAGCCGATTTACAAGTCGCCGCAAACGGCATACGCGGGGATTTAATGTTCCAGCTGGCCCCCATTAGCCTACCCCAGCAGCCCGAGCGGCCTTTGACCGAACAGGAGCAAGAACAATGGCAACAGAAATGGCAAAGCATGGATGCCCTGCTAACCTATGCGATTAAACACTATGCGGCCGCCACCGAACTTGAGGAGCTCAGACTGGCGCTGTTCGACATTCTACTGGATGCGCGTTATCAATTGCAGGAGGCATTGCAACAAAACCAAACCGACGATCCGCTCAGACATTGGTTTATAGACAGTTGGACGCGACTGATTCCAGTTTTGCAACAAATCAGCGCCAAAAACCCCAAACATGCGACGCTGGGTTTGATGACCCTGGTCACCGCGAGCGATGCATTACGCACCCTGGACAAATTAGGCCCCCGCTTCGGCTTGACTATTTCAGTCGATGGTTTGCGCAGGCTGGCGAGGATGCTGAATCATGATCGCGAAGGCGCCCCGTTAAACTATGATCAGGCAGAGGACCCGGAACTGTTGCGCCTGTTTCGATTCCCCAAGGCCGCCGACGTGCGCGGCGAGACCGCTTTCGACCTCTGGCCGATCGGCAGCGCACAGGCGGCGGCGACTAGACCGCTGAACCGGTGGGTTCCTGCCGACGATGAATTGGCGGCCTACCTGTTGACGGTGCGGGATCTGCTACGCGACAAGGCCCTCAGTGCGAGCGCGAATAATGGCTCATTGACATCAGCCCAACAAGCTGTATTCAGAAAACTGCTGATGGCCACGGCCTGGCAGGAAAGCTGTTGGCGACAATATGTGGTAAAGCAGAAAAAAATCGTCCCGTTACGCTCCAACACTGGTGATACCGGCATCATGCAAATTAACGAAAGAGTCTGGCGCGGATTCGTCGACCAACACAAACTGCGCTGGGATATTGACTACAACATCGACGCCGGCAGCCGAATATTGCTCAACTACATGACTCGTTACGCAATCAAAAACGGCGAACACAAAAGACGCGGCGGCCTCGATAACTTGGCGAGGGCCACCTATTCCGCCTACAACGGCGGACCGGGGCAATACTCGCGTTATCGGAACGGCAAGTCGGCGCATAAGGCCATAGACCAGGCCTTTCACGACAAATACCTGACCGTCAAAAAAGGTCGGGAACTGGCCGTCGCCGAATGTCTGGGCGCCGGTCAATTAGACCTTCAAGCAAGCCCTAAGAGTGCGCCTGCCGTCGCCGATAAGACACAACGTCCCGCCGCAACGAAAAAGCGCATCCTTGATGATGCCTGGATCAAAAACCAGAGCCAAACTCATTTCACCCTGCAACTGGGGGTATTCAGTTCTAGCCAGGCGGCAAATGCATTTATCCGCAGACAGAAAGTAATCGGCGATTATGCCGTTTACCGCCGGCAGCACGACAATCGACCGCACTATACCGTTGTCTATGGCCGCTTTCGCGACCGCCAGCTCGCCATGCGTGATAGCCGCCGTTTCACCCCACTCAAACCCTGGATACGCTCGTTTAAGGAGATTCGAGCGCATATGAATTAA
- a CDS encoding cation:proton antiporter → MPGHLMELSEILLVAFSLLFLAMVTAGLSRHLTVPYTVMLVILGMAINLAKSYIPFFPLLKNFHITSELVLFVFLPALIFEASLKIDARELLKNIWPVLLLAIPGMLISMLLVGIGLWFTLDVDIAVALLFGALISATDPVAVVAIFKNLGISKRLTVLVEGESLFNDATAIVLFNMILAMVLTPQFSYSNALPAIPEFFRVFLGGIGVGVVVALLMSELMVRLNHEDSSAPVVFSLIMPYFCFIFAEHAFEVSGVMAVLSAAICLNVAGLMRLSGETSDAVYTTWEVLVLICNSLLFLLIGMSIDIVVLAQYWQPIAFAVIAVTVARGIGVYGFLPMTIKLFRLPRVDVSSQHMMWWGGLRGGLAIAIVLTVPDTLAEKRLLFELTLGVVLVSLLINASTIRYLIRWRRIDGLAEGEKAELQQNLERVNNAVDAVLQQFSQMHLLDKELKLSIEHEMEQDLQSHSQDLNRSQRLELVRINAIDAEKDELELLQDIGLLNYYTYLTFRDLLHHDQARSSQQPKKRNDNLAEAKNIFVRSEWRIINFLGQHDWTQSLLTKYQELRFSNRLQHDIAGVLLAHAALRLLKEQEHFLDPYQYHRLRNVYQDRLRRRQLRLRTFAEHYSDFYHQYENVLFQRVALKYSLKLINDEHEEGKISTKVYNHIGKRLHVALKKLPMMKTALSLNRRDDWINHVSLFKGLPEQELEKLAGNAQYVNFLSGDTIFNEGDKGHAIYILVGGRLNVFKLNQHGQNQHLAELREGCVVGEHALFEESRRSATVVAKTYATLLRLTIKDITQLSKVLPELQSRLLAIDRERIENTTGK, encoded by the coding sequence ATGCCGGGACACTTAATGGAGCTATCGGAAATTCTTCTTGTCGCCTTCAGTTTGTTATTTCTGGCGATGGTGACCGCCGGTCTCAGCAGACATTTGACGGTCCCCTATACCGTGATGCTAGTGATTCTGGGTATGGCGATTAATCTGGCCAAGTCATATATTCCTTTTTTTCCGCTGTTGAAAAATTTCCATATCACCAGTGAATTAGTGCTTTTCGTCTTCTTACCCGCGCTGATTTTTGAAGCGTCGTTGAAAATCGATGCGCGAGAGTTGTTGAAAAATATTTGGCCGGTATTGTTGCTGGCAATTCCTGGCATGTTGATTTCGATGCTATTGGTGGGGATAGGTCTGTGGTTCACACTGGATGTCGACATAGCCGTGGCGTTGTTGTTCGGCGCCTTGATTTCCGCCACCGATCCCGTCGCCGTCGTCGCGATTTTCAAAAACTTGGGCATATCCAAACGCTTGACGGTGCTGGTTGAAGGGGAGTCGCTGTTCAATGACGCGACCGCCATCGTGTTGTTTAATATGATCTTGGCGATGGTCTTGACGCCTCAGTTTTCCTATAGCAATGCATTGCCGGCAATCCCGGAGTTTTTCCGGGTATTTCTCGGCGGGATAGGCGTCGGCGTAGTGGTTGCCTTGCTGATGAGTGAATTGATGGTCAGATTGAACCATGAAGATTCTTCGGCGCCGGTGGTTTTCTCCCTGATCATGCCCTATTTCTGTTTCATCTTTGCCGAGCATGCCTTTGAGGTGTCCGGCGTCATGGCGGTATTGAGCGCGGCCATTTGCCTCAACGTGGCCGGCCTGATGCGTCTCTCCGGCGAGACTAGCGACGCCGTTTACACCACATGGGAAGTACTCGTATTGATCTGCAATTCGCTATTGTTTTTGCTGATCGGCATGTCGATCGATATCGTGGTGTTGGCCCAGTATTGGCAGCCGATCGCGTTTGCCGTCATCGCGGTCACCGTCGCCCGAGGTATTGGCGTCTATGGTTTTTTACCGATGACGATTAAGCTTTTTAGGCTGCCTAGGGTCGATGTTAGTAGCCAGCACATGATGTGGTGGGGCGGATTGAGAGGCGGGTTGGCGATCGCCATCGTGTTGACGGTGCCGGATACGCTGGCGGAAAAACGATTGTTGTTCGAACTGACTCTGGGCGTGGTCTTGGTGAGTCTGTTGATCAATGCCTCGACGATCCGTTACTTGATTCGTTGGCGTAGAATCGACGGGCTGGCCGAGGGTGAGAAGGCGGAATTGCAACAGAATCTGGAACGGGTCAATAATGCGGTCGATGCGGTATTGCAGCAGTTCTCACAGATGCATTTGTTGGATAAGGAGCTCAAGCTGTCGATAGAGCATGAGATGGAACAGGACTTACAAAGCCATAGTCAAGACTTGAATCGCTCGCAGCGTCTGGAATTGGTCCGTATCAATGCGATTGACGCGGAAAAGGACGAGTTGGAGCTGTTGCAAGATATCGGCTTATTGAATTATTACACCTATCTGACCTTCAGGGATTTGCTGCATCATGATCAGGCGCGTAGCTCTCAGCAACCGAAGAAGCGAAATGACAATCTGGCGGAAGCGAAGAACATCTTCGTTCGCAGCGAATGGCGAATCATCAACTTTCTCGGTCAGCATGACTGGACGCAATCGTTATTGACGAAGTATCAGGAATTGCGTTTTTCCAACCGCTTGCAGCATGATATCGCCGGCGTCTTGCTGGCGCATGCGGCGTTGAGACTGCTCAAGGAGCAAGAACATTTTCTAGACCCTTATCAATATCATCGGCTCAGAAATGTATACCAGGATAGGCTGAGAAGGCGACAGTTACGCTTACGGACTTTTGCCGAACATTACAGCGATTTTTATCATCAATATGAAAACGTGTTGTTTCAGCGCGTCGCATTGAAATATTCGCTGAAGCTGATTAACGACGAACATGAAGAGGGAAAAATCAGCACCAAGGTCTACAATCATATCGGCAAGCGGCTGCATGTCGCGTTGAAAAAACTGCCGATGATGAAAACGGCGCTCAGTTTGAATCGTAGAGATGACTGGATTAACCATGTTTCGCTGTTTAAGGGATTGCCCGAACAGGAACTGGAAAAGTTGGCTGGCAATGCCCAATACGTCAACTTTTTGTCAGGCGATACGATTTTTAACGAAGGCGATAAGGGCCATGCCATTTATATTCTGGTTGGGGGCAGGTTGAATGTCTTCAAATTGAATCAGCATGGACAAAACCAACACTTGGCCGAATTAAGGGAGGGCTGCGTGGTTGGAGAACATGCTTTGTTTGAAGAATCGCGGCGTTCGGCGACGGTCGTCGCCAAAACCTATGCCACCTTGTTGCGTTTGACGATTAAGGATATTACTCAACTCAGCAAGGTATTGCCGGAGCTGCAGAGCCGTCTGCTGGCAATAGACAGAGAGCGCATAGAGAACACGACCGGAAAATGA
- a CDS encoding methanol/ethanol family PQQ-dependent dehydrogenase, translated as MKKPVKSWLLASTVAALLAAPTVSTANSGVEKLTQNPANWATWGGNYAGTRYSELDQINNKNVKNLQPAWSFSTGVLRGHEGGPLVVNDVLYIHTPFPNTVYAIDQKTQAVIWEYTPTMDADVTIPVMCCDTVNRGLAYGDGKIFLQQSDTVLTALDAKTGKRVWSVQNGDPKLGMTNTQAPLVVKDKVLTGISGGEFGVRGFLAAYDIRTGELVWKGYSMGPDADTLINPNKTTTWENGKVQKVGANSSLKTWEGDQWKIGGGTTWGWYSYDPDLNLVYYGSGNPSTWNPAQRPGDNKWSMSLWARDADTGEVKWVYQMTPHDEWDFDGINEVALVDQKINGQMRKTAVHFDRNGFGYTLDRVTGELLVAEKFDKTVNWATHVDMKSGRPQVVDRYSTEFNGEDENTTDICPAALGAKNQQPVSYSPQTGYFYISGNHLCMNYEPFEVSYTAGQPYVGATLTMRPAQGDVMTGKPDGSYNLGQFTAWDATTGKIVWSNKEQFSVWSGSVATAGGVVFYGTLEGYLKAVDAKTGKELYRFKTPSGIIGNVNTWEYNGKQYVGVLSGIGGWAGIGIAAGLDSGEESSNSEGLGAVGAYRSLSSYTKLGGVLTVFALPGK; from the coding sequence ATGAAGAAGCCTGTAAAAAGCTGGCTGCTTGCTTCAACTGTAGCTGCTTTACTAGCTGCACCAACTGTATCTACTGCTAACAGCGGCGTTGAAAAACTGACACAAAACCCGGCTAACTGGGCGACCTGGGGCGGCAACTATGCCGGCACCCGTTACAGCGAACTGGATCAAATCAATAACAAAAACGTAAAAAACCTGCAACCAGCCTGGTCTTTTTCTACCGGTGTACTGCGTGGTCATGAAGGTGGTCCTTTAGTTGTTAACGACGTTCTATACATCCACACTCCTTTCCCCAACACCGTTTACGCGATCGACCAAAAAACCCAAGCGGTCATCTGGGAATACACACCGACTATGGATGCAGATGTCACTATCCCGGTTATGTGTTGTGATACCGTTAACCGAGGCCTGGCATACGGCGACGGCAAGATTTTCTTGCAACAATCCGACACTGTTTTGACAGCATTGGATGCAAAAACCGGTAAACGCGTCTGGAGCGTGCAAAACGGCGATCCTAAACTGGGCATGACCAACACGCAAGCGCCTCTGGTTGTCAAAGACAAAGTCCTGACCGGTATTTCCGGCGGTGAATTCGGTGTTCGTGGCTTCCTGGCCGCCTATGACATCCGTACCGGCGAGCTGGTCTGGAAAGGTTATAGCATGGGTCCAGACGCAGACACGCTGATCAACCCTAACAAAACCACTACCTGGGAAAACGGTAAAGTTCAAAAAGTCGGCGCTAACTCAAGCCTGAAAACTTGGGAAGGCGACCAATGGAAAATCGGCGGCGGCACCACTTGGGGCTGGTACAGCTACGATCCTGACTTGAACCTGGTCTATTACGGTTCAGGCAACCCTTCGACCTGGAACCCGGCACAACGTCCAGGCGACAACAAATGGTCCATGTCTCTGTGGGCGCGTGACGCCGACACCGGTGAAGTCAAATGGGTCTACCAAATGACGCCACACGATGAGTGGGATTTCGACGGCATCAACGAAGTTGCGCTGGTTGACCAAAAAATCAACGGCCAAATGCGCAAAACCGCCGTTCACTTCGACCGTAATGGTTTCGGCTACACCTTGGACCGTGTCACCGGTGAACTGTTGGTTGCCGAAAAATTCGACAAAACCGTTAACTGGGCGACTCATGTCGACATGAAATCCGGCCGTCCTCAAGTGGTCGATCGCTACTCAACCGAATTCAACGGCGAAGACGAAAACACCACCGACATCTGTCCGGCGGCGTTGGGTGCTAAGAACCAGCAACCCGTTTCTTACTCACCGCAAACCGGTTACTTCTACATCTCAGGCAATCACCTGTGCATGAACTACGAACCCTTCGAAGTTTCTTACACAGCAGGCCAACCCTATGTAGGCGCGACTCTGACCATGCGTCCAGCACAAGGCGACGTCATGACCGGCAAACCTGATGGTTCTTACAACCTGGGTCAATTCACCGCTTGGGATGCGACTACGGGTAAAATCGTCTGGTCTAACAAAGAGCAATTCTCTGTATGGTCTGGCTCTGTGGCGACTGCCGGCGGCGTGGTTTTCTACGGTACGCTGGAAGGCTACCTGAAAGCAGTTGATGCGAAAACCGGTAAAGAACTATACAGATTCAAAACCCCATCAGGCATCATCGGTAACGTCAACACTTGGGAATACAACGGTAAACAATACGTTGGCGTACTGTCAGGCATCGGCGGTTGGGCCGGCATCGGTATCGCAGCCGGTCTGGATTCAGGTGAAGAGTCCTCCAACTCTGAAGGCCTAGGGGCAGTTGGCGCATACAGAAGCCTGAGCTCTTACACCAAACTGGGTGGTGTATTGACTGTATTCGCTTTACCTGGTAAATAA
- a CDS encoding quinoprotein dehydrogenase-associated putative ABC transporter substrate-binding protein: protein MKVISDSIKMLACIGLLTGSVSHAQEKFKVCADPLNPPYSTKEQTGYENKIARLFADQLGQELEYYWFPQRIGFIRNTLKAEIENTNQYRCDVVIGVPSGFDFAKTTKPYFHSTYVLLIAKGRGWDDISEASQLAELPLQRQEALKIAMFDRGPGTAWLQRQGLLDQGIPYQSMTGDDKNNAAMQIDKDLRNGVIDMVLLWGPMAGYIISQSPEDSYTMIPMQSVPGLKFDFSMAMAVRYGDNKRKEQLERLIDNNIDQIQAIIKSYNIPLLPIPEHQPRREDDD from the coding sequence ATGAAGGTCATTTCTGATTCCATTAAAATGCTTGCATGCATCGGCCTACTGACTGGCTCAGTCAGTCACGCCCAGGAAAAATTCAAGGTCTGCGCCGACCCGCTCAACCCGCCCTACTCCACCAAGGAACAAACCGGCTATGAAAACAAGATCGCGCGGCTGTTCGCCGACCAATTAGGCCAGGAACTGGAATACTATTGGTTTCCTCAGCGCATCGGCTTTATCCGCAACACCTTGAAAGCCGAAATTGAAAACACCAACCAGTATCGCTGCGATGTCGTCATCGGCGTCCCATCGGGCTTCGATTTCGCCAAAACCACCAAGCCTTATTTTCATTCCACCTATGTTTTATTGATCGCTAAAGGCAGAGGCTGGGACGATATCAGCGAGGCGTCACAACTGGCGGAGCTGCCACTGCAGCGTCAAGAAGCTTTAAAAATCGCGATGTTTGACCGGGGTCCCGGCACTGCCTGGCTGCAAAGACAAGGCTTATTGGATCAGGGCATCCCCTACCAAAGCATGACCGGAGACGACAAAAATAATGCCGCCATGCAGATCGACAAAGATCTTCGCAACGGCGTCATCGACATGGTCTTACTCTGGGGTCCGATGGCGGGTTATATCATCTCACAAAGTCCTGAAGACAGTTACACAATGATTCCGATGCAGTCGGTTCCCGGCCTTAAGTTTGACTTCTCAATGGCGATGGCGGTTCGTTATGGCGACAATAAGAGAAAGGAACAGCTGGAGAGACTGATCGACAACAATATCGACCAGATTCAAGCTATCATCAAAAGTTATAACATCCCCTTGCTTCCCATCCCAGAGCATCAGCCCAGACGCGAAGACGACGATTAA